The Candidatus Binataceae bacterium DNA window TCGGCCGAGAAGAGGGTTTGCAGCTGCAGCATCAGTGACCCGCCGGTGCTCGCCATTCCCTGCGTGTACCTTTGCGCTTCCTCGGGCTTGCCCATCAAGGAGTAAGTCGTCGCCAGACCCTGATTGGCAGCCTTGTACTGCGCGGTACCGGAGCCGTCCTCAAGGATCTTCTTGAAGTCGGCGATGGCCTTGTCATACTCGGGGTGCTCGAACTTGCCCAATTCCTTTTCGCAGTTCGCGCGACCGAGCAGGTTCTCCCGCACAAGGTTCGGATCGACGATGACCAGCGTGCTCTCCGTGAAACCATCGATCGCTTCGTTGAGCAGCCTCTTGGCTTGCGCTTCGTTGTTCGCATAGACCGACGTCGCGCCCTGGAATCGAAGCCAGGACAGGGGATAGAGCGCCTGCAGCGAAAGCTGCTCCGGAACTGAATAGTCGCACTGGCCGCCCGCATCGATCTGGGCGATACAGTCGTCTTTCTTCTTCTTGTAGGTGTTGTAGAGAGTGCTGAGCGCCGACTCGAGTTGGTGATATGAGGGTTCCAACGCCATCTGGTTCGTCGAGGGTTCAGAAGCGACCTTCGCGTACAAGGCCTCCAAGCGATCCAGCTCGTTGATTACCTGACCGGCGGTCGACTCGTTGCTTTCCGCGGACGGTACTCTGCTCGCAACTTCTGCGACCTGTGCACTTAATTGTGATGCCGATTGTGCGTGTGCCGTACCGGCATACAAAACCAACGCGCCGAAGGCGACAAAGACCATCCAGACGCGGCTAATCCCCAACGATGAATTCATTTTTTCCTTACGCCCCAAGTGATCTGACCGAACTAGGCCGGCCCTAAATAAGGACAGGCCGACCGCACCGTCAAGCGGAACCCAATATTTGCGTAACTTCCTTTAGATAGGCAAGCGAGCGAATCCGCGCCTTTCTATCCTCTAGGCTAACCGGGCCGGCAAACCCGCGGTCGACCAGCGCAGCCGACATCCCGACTGCGGCCGCCGCCTCGAAATCCAGCCGAACCGAATCCCCCACATGCAACGCCTCGGCAGGCCGCAGGCCGTGCTTGGCCAGTGCCGCCTCAAATACCTCGCGACGCGGTTTGGCAAAGCCGGCTTGTGAGGAAATTGTAACGGAGCTGAAGTGCGGTTTCAGTTCCAAAGCTTCCAGAATTTCGTAGAGCCGGAAGTCAAAATTAGATATCACGCCAAGCTCAAGTCCTTGCTGCTTTAGACGACAAAGCGTTGCCGAAGCTTCAGGATCGACCTCCCAGTGCATCGGATCGGCAAAGAAAGCAAACAACGCCTCAAAAAAATCATCGAACCGCGGAAAGTCGCCCAACCCCTCAAAGGTCCGCGCCACCACCGCCTTCCACCAGGCCCGCTCCAGGTTGCGCAATTGGACTTCCGAATGACCCTTGCCAAACGCAAGCTCTGGTGAAGTGCCGAACGCGCGACGAAACCCGGCGGTCACCGCCCTGTCCGATAGATCCAGCCCGAACTCACGCGCGAGCCTCGCGTAGGTTCTACCAACCGGTTGGCGCGCATCGAAGAGCGTCCCGGCCGCGTCAAAAAACACCACGCGCAGAATCGCCATCGTCTTCTAGAGACCGTCCCAGACCTGCACCAGCACGCCGAATGCGTCGCGCGGCGAAATGAAGAACTGCCGCTCTCCGCGCCGGTTGCGCTTTTCATCAACCACGCGAACCCCGTCGCGCTTGAGGCGTCCCAGGGTTGAATCGAAGTCTTTCAGGTCAATCGAGATATGGTGCAGCCCCTCGCCATGGCGCGTGATAAAGCGCGCGACAAAATCGTTGCTCACCTGCTGGGACGGACTTTGGATAAATTCAAGCTTAAACCCTGCCACTTGCATGTTCGCGATGATGAAGTTGCCTTCGGAGTTGGACAGGTGCGGCTCCCGCCCCGACGCGGTGGGGTTGAAGTACCTGGTGAAGAAGCTCTTTGCCTGGTCGATCTCCTTGACTGCGAGAGAGACATGGTCGAAGTGCGCAAGACCATCGGGCTCCGGCCGTGGATGCGGCGCATCGAAGTCCGGTACCCGCCAGAACTGAATCAACGCTCCGAATGCCGATCGTGGTGATATAAACGCCGTAGCGGAACCCGCCGAGTATTCCTGTTCATCAACGACCCGGACGCCGTCGCGTTTAAGCTGCTCGGTAAGGGGCCGCAGGTGGTCAACCTCGATCGACAGATGGTGCATCCCTTCGCCGTGCTTATCGATGAATTTGCCCACAAAGCCGGAGCTGCCCGGCAGGTCTTCGATGAATTCCACGACGAACCCGCCCAGCCAGAAATCCTGCCAGTAAAAGGCGCCGCTGACCTGATCGTCGCGCGTCTTCGGATTGCGTTCCTTCATCGGGAAGTAACGCGAAAAGAATTCCGCCGCGCGGTCGATCGAGCGGACGGCAAAAGAAACGTGATCGAAACGCATCCGCACATTCTCAGCCATGTGACCAATCATTTCCTTTCCGAGCGTGAAACTCGCCGGCCATGCCGAAGGCGCGCGACTCTCCACCCTCCGGCCTGTCTCCCTGCCGGATGAACAAACCCGCGTTTTGCCAAGGAATCTTCAGCGCCTAGCGCGCCGAAAACGGCCCGGGTCAATTCCTCAGAAAATCATTTTTCGCCCGCCCGGTCGATAGGAACGCGTCTGGTCCGCGGGCCAAACGAGCGCATAAGCGTCGGCGCACCACGCCGGCGGCAGCCCGACCGCCGCTGGGGTCAACTCGTTTTTAACATCTGTGCGCAGGGAGGCGGTTGGAGACGCAAGCTTATCCGGGTTAATCGTGGTACCGAGGCAAACGCGCGGTCGATTATCCCCGGCCCGGGATACGCGGACGAAAACGCCACAACAGCCTGAATGAATTGCGCAAGATCAGCGGCCATGCATTGCGGATCTTACCCGCGTAGACGGACATCGACTGCGACGCGCGCGATAGCGATGGGACGTCAAAGAAATTCCAGGCGCGCGTTGACCGACTTGCCTTCAATATGCGCGACGATATAACCGCCCCCCTTGAAGGGACCGGCGTTAAAAATCTTGGTCGCCCCTATCGCATCCTCGGCCGCGGACTCGTGAATGTGGCCCGATATACAGATGTCGGGCTGCACTTCTTCTATGAAGCGGCGCGCCGCAGTGCTGCCAACCGCTTTGCCCGACAAGATACGATCGCACTTGGTTTCGAAAGGCGGCGTGTGACACACCATGACCAGCGGGCGCAGGTCGTGGACCTGTTGGTAACCGCTGCGCAGCGCCGCGTAGATCTCGTCTTCGGTAAATTCGGTCGGAGTCTTGAAAGGCGTGAGGTTCGAGCCACCACACCCGAATATGCCGACTCCATCGATCATCCTTCCCTTGCCGTGAAGATCGATTCCTTCGCTCTCCAGAAACGGCATTACTTCACGCCGATCAAGATTTCCCGAAAGTGCCAGAACCTTCGCGCACGACCGGCGCACGTCTGACAATACCTTCCGGGTGTCTTCGATTCCGCCGAAGTTGGTCAGATCACCGGACAGGATCACGAGGTCACAGTCGCTCATGACCTTGCCCATCCGCTCGAGGTTGCGAGTTGCCATGTGGACGTCGCCGAAAGAAACTATTTTCATGCTGTCGCTCGAGTCGAAGTTTAGCCGACCGGCCGAATTCAGGGAAAGAATCGGGGAATTGGCCTTCGGGGCCGCTCTCTAGACCGCGGCCAGCCCTAACGGCGCAAGGAACGACTCCATCGCGCGCACACATTTCTCCGGTTCCTCGATCTGCAAGAAATGGGTAGTGCCAGGTATGGCCTCGTACGGAAGGCCGTGCTGCTCCGCGAGCGCACGTCCGATGAGCGCCGGGGGCATGACTTCGGGCAAGTCGGGGTCCCCACAGATCAGCTTGGTTGGAACCGGGAGGTGGCCCAGCCGCTCCCAGAGGGTCGGGTCGGCATTGGTTGAAAAGACGCTGGCCTCGAGCTCTCGCGGACAAGCAAGTTTCCAGCAGCCCGCCCGCGAGTCGTGCCGCAGTGTCGCGCGCGCCATGAGCTCATACGCTTCGGGCCGCCATCGAGTAAATCGCGCCCGAAACTGTCCAGCGAGAATCGAAGGGTCGGCGTAACGTTCGGTGCGCCGTAGCGCGCGGGTAGCCAGAGAGTTTTTGTCCTGCGTCTGATCCCCCCGCAGCACATGACCTTCCGGTGGAAAAATCGGAGGATCAAACAGGACCAGCGCCTCGAATCGCGGTCCGAATTGGAGCGCGTGCAGCGCCGCAGTTACGCCCGACAGCGAGTGAAAAACTCCGGCGGCCCGCTTATGGCCGAGCTCTGTGTTAATTGCTTGCAATACCTCTTCCAGATCCATGACGAAGCGCGGCCAGCGATGCGCATCTTCGTGGTGCAAAGGGTTGTGGCCGTGATTGCGAAAGTCGAACACCACCACTTCGTAGCGCTCGCGCAGCGGTCCCCAGAACGGAAAGTAGCCGTCGATGGCCAGACCGTTGCCATGACTCAACATCAGGCGCGGTCCCGCCGTGTTTCCGTGTTGGCGGACCCGAATTACCGCATGGTCGCCGAGCTTGACGTCGAACGTGTGCTGCGCGCGGGGCACCGTAACGTGCTTCGATTCCATTTGTTTCGACGGCAGCCTCTCACAACATCCGTACCGGGTCGATATCAATCGCGAGCGTCACTTGTTGGCGGTCCGCGTAGGGGCCAATCTCGGCCCGCATCCTGGCCAGCACCGAGCGCATGGTCCTTAGTTGACGCGATTTCACCAGCACCTGCCATCGGTAACGGCGCTTGATCCTCTCAATCGGCGCAGGCGCCGGTCCCAGCACGCGCAGCTCCGCCGACATTGGGTCGCGCCCAAGGGATTTCGCCACTGCTTCCGCAACCGATGCAAGCGGTCGCGGTTCTTCACCTTCAATTCGCACCATCGCAAGCCGCGCATACGGCGGATACTCCAGCTCGCGGCGCAAATCCAGTTCGCGCTTCATGAATCGTACGTAATCCTGATCTCGCGCGGCCCGGATACTGTAGTGATGCGGCGAAAAGGTCTGGATTATGACCTTACCCCCGCGCTCGCCCCGCCCGGCGCGGCCTGCGAGCTGGGTCAGAAGCTGAAAGGTGCGCTCGGCGGATCGGAAATCCGGAAGGTTTAGACCCAGGTCAGCCAAGACCACCGCTGCGAGGGTGACCCCGGGAAAGTCGAAGCCCTTGGTAATCATCTGGGTGCCGACGAGAAGGTCAATCTGGTTTGCCCGCAGCGCCGCCAAAATTCGCGCGCGCGTGCCCCGCCGCCCGCTGGTGTCGCTGTCCATTCTTTCAATCCGCGCATTCGCAAGCAGCGTTTCCAGTGCGGCGACCAGTTTTTCGGTGCCGAAGCCCTGCCCCGACAACCCGGCTCCGTGGCAGGCGGGGCACAAGTCGGGTGCTGGCAGTCGGTCTCCGCAGTAGTGGCAGCGAAGTGATCGATCGCGCAGATGAAACGTCAGGCTGACACTGCAATTTCGGCACGCGATAACGTTGCCGCACAGGCGGCATTGCAAGAAATTGTGAAACCCACGTCGATTCAGAAAGACCATTGCCTGTCCACCCGCGGCGAGGTTTCCACGGAGTGCGTCGAGCAGCCGGGGCGAGAGCGGGACCCCTTCTGGTGCCGGCGTAGCTCGCAAGCCACCGTTGCTCGCAGCAGCATCATTCGGCGTGGTCGAGGAGCGTCGCAGATCCACGACTTCGACCACTGCCATAGGACGATCATTCACCCGCCGCGTCAGGCGCAGAAGGCGGTAACGTCCGCGCCGTGAGTTGGCGAAGGACTCGGCCGAGGGCGTGGCCGAGCCGAGCACGACCGGACAGTTGCTGTATCCGGCGAGCGCTACCGCAAGGTCGCGGGCGTGGTAGCGAATGCCCTCTTCGTTCTTGTACGCCGCATCGTGTTCCTCGTCGACGACGATGAGGCCCAAGTCATGAATCGGCGCGAAGATGGCGGACCGGGGACCAATCATGATGCGCGCATCGCCACCGAGCGCCGACATCCAGCTTGCCCAGCGCTCGGTAACCCGCTGGGCGCTATGCGCGATTGCGACTAAGGGCCCGAATCTCGCGCGGAAGGAGCGCACCAGCTCGTCAGCCAGCGCGATTTCCGGCACGGTGACGAGCACCTGCCGTCCTTCGTCCAGCGCGCGTGCGGTCAGGTTCAGATAAACCTCGGTTTTTCCGCTCGCCGTTACCCCCCACAGGAGAAAACTTTCGAAGCGACGAGCCAAGATGATCGGTGCGATCGAGTCGATCGCGGCCTTCTGCTCTCCGGTAAGCTGAAACGGACACGCGGTGTGTGCGATTTTAGACCGGGTGCCGGGCTCTGCGCCTCCAATCGCCACCAGTCCGCGCCGGGCGAGCGACGTTATAAGCGGGCGCGCACCCCGAACCCGCTCCGCGATCTCGGCAATCGACAAGGGACCGTGCTCTGCGATGACGGTCATTAGCTCTTGTTGCTTGGGTCCACGGATTTTCACCGCCTGCGTGCATGGAACCGCCCGCACGAGGCGATCGTCGCTATCGCGATGTCGCCCGCGGGTGGCGTCCTGTCGGGCGAGGATTCCTTCACCTGCCAAGCGTGC harbors:
- a CDS encoding HAD-IA family hydrolase; the protein is MAILRVVFFDAAGTLFDARQPVGRTYARLAREFGLDLSDRAVTAGFRRAFGTSPELAFGKGHSEVQLRNLERAWWKAVVARTFEGLGDFPRFDDFFEALFAFFADPMHWEVDPEASATLCRLKQQGLELGVISNFDFRLYEILEALELKPHFSSVTISSQAGFAKPRREVFEAALAKHGLRPAEALHVGDSVRLDFEAAAAVGMSAALVDRGFAGPVSLEDRKARIRSLAYLKEVTQILGSA
- a CDS encoding VOC family protein, which encodes MAENVRMRFDHVSFAVRSIDRAAEFFSRYFPMKERNPKTRDDQVSGAFYWQDFWLGGFVVEFIEDLPGSSGFVGKFIDKHGEGMHHLSIEVDHLRPLTEQLKRDGVRVVDEQEYSAGSATAFISPRSAFGALIQFWRVPDFDAPHPRPEPDGLAHFDHVSLAVKEIDQAKSFFTRYFNPTASGREPHLSNSEGNFIIANMQVAGFKLEFIQSPSQQVSNDFVARFITRHGEGLHHISIDLKDFDSTLGRLKRDGVRVVDEKRNRRGERQFFISPRDAFGVLVQVWDGL
- a CDS encoding metallophosphoesterase, with product MKIVSFGDVHMATRNLERMGKVMSDCDLVILSGDLTNFGGIEDTRKVLSDVRRSCAKVLALSGNLDRREVMPFLESEGIDLHGKGRMIDGVGIFGCGGSNLTPFKTPTEFTEDEIYAALRSGYQQVHDLRPLVMVCHTPPFETKCDRILSGKAVGSTAARRFIEEVQPDICISGHIHESAAEDAIGATKIFNAGPFKGGGYIVAHIEGKSVNARLEFL
- a CDS encoding alpha/beta hydrolase, with protein sequence MESKHVTVPRAQHTFDVKLGDHAVIRVRQHGNTAGPRLMLSHGNGLAIDGYFPFWGPLRERYEVVVFDFRNHGHNPLHHEDAHRWPRFVMDLEEVLQAINTELGHKRAAGVFHSLSGVTAALHALQFGPRFEALVLFDPPIFPPEGHVLRGDQTQDKNSLATRALRRTERYADPSILAGQFRARFTRWRPEAYELMARATLRHDSRAGCWKLACPRELEASVFSTNADPTLWERLGHLPVPTKLICGDPDLPEVMPPALIGRALAEQHGLPYEAIPGTTHFLQIEEPEKCVRAMESFLAPLGLAAV
- the priA gene encoding primosomal protein N', with translation MQARIVIVGASRGVEELSYQIPSAMSDALSVGHRVLIPLRSRRVTGIVLEISQEPATEPLKPILEILEPRPLFDTPHLKLLEFLATYYMTSLGDAYRSVIPSVARVESRMAYRLAAEPNPLRAAALSKVERRIIETVAERPSTIRRLEKLGPPREARAAIARLAGEGILARQDATRGRHRDSDDRLVRAVPCTQAVKIRGPKQQELMTVIAEHGPLSIAEIAERVRGARPLITSLARRGLVAIGGAEPGTRSKIAHTACPFQLTGEQKAAIDSIAPIILARRFESFLLWGVTASGKTEVYLNLTARALDEGRQVLVTVPEIALADELVRSFRARFGPLVAIAHSAQRVTERWASWMSALGGDARIMIGPRSAIFAPIHDLGLIVVDEEHDAAYKNEEGIRYHARDLAVALAGYSNCPVVLGSATPSAESFANSRRGRYRLLRLTRRVNDRPMAVVEVVDLRRSSTTPNDAAASNGGLRATPAPEGVPLSPRLLDALRGNLAAGGQAMVFLNRRGFHNFLQCRLCGNVIACRNCSVSLTFHLRDRSLRCHYCGDRLPAPDLCPACHGAGLSGQGFGTEKLVAALETLLANARIERMDSDTSGRRGTRARILAALRANQIDLLVGTQMITKGFDFPGVTLAAVVLADLGLNLPDFRSAERTFQLLTQLAGRAGRGERGGKVIIQTFSPHHYSIRAARDQDYVRFMKRELDLRRELEYPPYARLAMVRIEGEEPRPLASVAEAVAKSLGRDPMSAELRVLGPAPAPIERIKRRYRWQVLVKSRQLRTMRSVLARMRAEIGPYADRQQVTLAIDIDPVRML